From Chloroflexaceae bacterium:
GCGGTAGATGTGAACACTCTCCAACCGGGACGCGGGCCGTTCCCGACCACATAACCGGCGGGCAGCCCGCAGGGTTGAGTTGCTGTCCTTGCCCGGCTGAAGGGTGGCGCAACCCTCAGGGGGCGCAACTCTCAGGGTTGCGCCCCAGACACAGCTCAGATCCCCTTACAGCACACAGCTCAGACCCCCTTACAGCCCCGCGGCCCGGCGCAACGCCTCGACCTTATCGGTGCGCTCCCAGGGCACGTCAATGTCAGTGCGCCCGAAGTGGCCCCCGGCTGCTGTCTGGCGGTAGATGGGCCGGCGCAGGTCCAGGTCACGGATAATTGCTCCGGGTCGTAGATCGAAGACCTCATTGACGGCCTTGAGGATCACCTCATCGGCGACCTTGCCGGTGCCGAAGGTCTCGACGCTTAATGAGAGGGGGCGGGCCACGCCAATAGCGTAGCTCACCTGGAGTTCGACCCGATCGGCCAGGCCGGCGGCGACGATGTTCTTGGCGACCCAGCGGCAGGCATAGGCGGCGCTGCGGTCCACCTTGCTGGGGTCCTTGCCGCTGAAGGCCCCACCGCCGTGGCGAGCCACTCCGCCGTAGGTATCAACCACAATCTTGCGCCCGGTCAGTCCCGTATCGCCCATCGGACCGCCGACGACGAACCGGCCGGTAGGATTGACAAAAATCTTGGTCTGGGTATCGAACCACTCTGGCGGCACCTCAGCCTTGATCACATGCTCGATCATATCGGCGCGGATCTGTTCCTGGGAAACGTGGGGAGCGTGCTGGGTGCTGATCAGGACCGTGTCAACGCGCACCGGCTTGCCATAGCTGTACTCGACGGTAACCTGACTCTTGGCGTCGGGGCGCAGGTAGGGCAGGTCGCCGGTGCGCCGCACTTTCTCCAGGCGGCGAATCAACCGGTGCGCCAGGGCGATCGAAGCGGGCATTAACTCGGGGGTTTCGTTGCAGGCAAAGCCAAACATCATCCCCTGATCGCCCGCGCCAATTGCTTCCACCTCGGCCTCAGTCATCTCGCCTGTCCTGGCCTCCAGGGCCTTATCTACCCCCATCGCAATATCGGGCGACTGGCCATGAATGGCCACCAGCACGCCGCAGGTGTCGGCGTCGAAGCCATACTCGGCGCTGGTGTAGCCGATCTCTTTAACCGTGCGCCGCACAATCTCTTCGATCGGAATATAGCCCTTCTCGTAGGTGATCTCACCGAGCACCACAATCAGGCCGGTGGTGGTAGCGGTCTCACAGGCCACGCGAGCGCGCGGATCGTGGGTCAGGAACGCGTCGAGGATGGCATCGCTGATCTGGTCGCACATCTTGTCGGGGTGCCCGCTGCTCACACTTTCGCTGGTGAAGTAGAAGCGGGGCGAGGTCATGAATGTGTTGGCCATGGTCCTCTTCCTTCATTGCTTGTGTTCTACCGGGTTCTTGCAGCG
This genomic window contains:
- the metK gene encoding methionine adenosyltransferase yields the protein MANTFMTSPRFYFTSESVSSGHPDKMCDQISDAILDAFLTHDPRARVACETATTTGLIVVLGEITYEKGYIPIEEIVRRTVKEIGYTSAEYGFDADTCGVLVAIHGQSPDIAMGVDKALEARTGEMTEAEVEAIGAGDQGMMFGFACNETPELMPASIALAHRLIRRLEKVRRTGDLPYLRPDAKSQVTVEYSYGKPVRVDTVLISTQHAPHVSQEQIRADMIEHVIKAEVPPEWFDTQTKIFVNPTGRFVVGGPMGDTGLTGRKIVVDTYGGVARHGGGAFSGKDPSKVDRSAAYACRWVAKNIVAAGLADRVELQVSYAIGVARPLSLSVETFGTGKVADEVILKAVNEVFDLRPGAIIRDLDLRRPIYRQTAAGGHFGRTDIDVPWERTDKVEALRRAAGL